One segment of Rhipicephalus sanguineus isolate Rsan-2018 chromosome 6, BIME_Rsan_1.4, whole genome shotgun sequence DNA contains the following:
- the LOC119395701 gene encoding ras-related protein Rab-39B gives MVEPIFDYQFRLILIGDSTVGKSTLLKAFTDGKFHDVCDPTVGVDFFARLIEVKKDVRVKLQLWDTAGQERFRSITRSYYRNSVGALLLYDITRRSTFEHLVDWLFEVKRHIEPQKVIYQVVACKADMEVSREVSTEEGQAFAEFYGAKFVETSAKTGLNVERAFETIARDIYAKVESGEFQLEDGWDGVKMGFLRPGLPGCYIDLLEAKPESPSCC, from the exons ATGGTTGAGCCCATCTTTGACTATCAGTTCCGGCTGATACTGATCGGCGACAGCACTGTCGGCAAGAGCACGCTGCTCAAGGCGTTCACCGACGGCAAGTTTCACGACGTATGCGATCCCACTGTCGGCGTCGACTTCTTCGCGAGGCTCATCGAAGTCAAGAAGGATGTCAGGGTGAAGCTTCAGCTGTGGGACACTGCCGGACAGGAGCGATTTCG TTCCATTACGCGCTCCTACTACCGCAACTCGGTGGGCGCCCTTCTTCTGTACGACATAACCAGGCGATCCACCTTTGAGCACCTGGTTGACTGGCTGTTCGAAGTCAAGCGACACATTGAGCCACAGAAGGTCATCTACCAG GTGGTAGCATGCAAGGCAGACATGGAGGTGTCGCGGGAGGTGAGCACCGAGGAAGGCCAAGCATTTGCCGAGTTTTATGGAGCCAAGTTTGTTGAAACGTCGGCCAAGACGGGACTCAATGTGGAGCGAGCTTTTGAGACAATCGCGCGCGACATCTACGCGAAGGTGGAGTCTGGCGAGTTCCAGCTCGAGGATGGCTGGGACGGTGTCAAGATGGGCTTCCTGCGACCTGGACTGCCTGGATGCTACATTGACTTGCTGGAGGCCAAACCAGAATCTCCGAGCTGCTGCTAG
- the LOC119395702 gene encoding MOB kinase activator-like 1: MNMSCTKVCKQHLLKQAAATLGSGNLREAVRLPEGIDFHEWIAVHTVDLFNQVTMIYGTVAEHCTEISCAVMLAGPKYEYRWADGPTNKKPIRCSAPEYIDCLFSWARNHLEDETLFPSRVGVPFPGNFLPVVKTILRRLFRVYAHIYHQHFHEVVSMKEEAHLNTSFKHFILFVLEFGLIEQVEMAPLWELIGKLTGLH, encoded by the coding sequence ATGAATATGAGCTGTACAAAGGTGTGCAAGCAACACCTCCTGAAGCAGGCAGCAGCCACGCTGGGCAGTGGCAACTTACGCGAAGCCGTTCGGCTACCCGAGGGCATAGACTTTCACGAGTGGATTGCTGTCCACACGGTGGACTTGTTCAACCAGGTCACTATGATCTACGGCACGGTTGCAGAACACTGCACCGAAATTAGCTGTGCAGTGATGTTGGCTGGTCCCAAGTACGAGTATCGCTGGGCCGATGGCCCAACAAACAAGAAACCCATCCGATGCTCGGCTCCCGAATACATTGACTGCCTCTTCAGCTGGGCCCGCAACCACCTGGAGGACGAGACGCTGTTCCCCTCCAGGGTCGGGGTCCCCTTTCCTGGCAATTTCCTGCCTGTGGTTAAAACAATCCTGCGACGGCTGTTTCGGGTGTACGCGCACATCTACCACCAGCATTTCCACGAGGTGGTGTCCATGAAAGAAGAGGCACACCTCAACACTAGCTTTAAGCACTTCATCCTGTTTGTGCTGGAGTTTGGGCTCATTGAACAGGTTGAAATGGCACCACTGTGGGAGCTCATTGGAAAGCTCACTGGCCTGCACTAG
- the LOC119395703 gene encoding mucin-16: MDVLVALLLLSSPCTAAPLSTTISPDAINLQGSSSSGAGLNTSTDGRLSTFTPPTKTTKSANDASLHTADSTTADPHQTSILPAFVHHITEQSFTRDTDLSLSKTVGSEVAQSSSDDNNSTIAYLETQTSVDVLSYELSSLKNRSGDRQVSTLPGSMPSVEVSTVLPTQEELRPAGKLSVVKVHEAPSQTVAKQELTTSLSVTVPSVTTHNQFDNEELQVTAEERPTSKEHMSHILPSASPNVTTLNYSAVQSLMRSTTVVYAVAANYDVLDVTATPKTSTPLPQNNDVQAPVPTATRISESNRTEDVEIQLKSLVSTQGQTIQPPTTSFTSPSFFSSDDLQSRTLYKSSLSNMPLPAWSELVNCTSVNCTEQSVELTLQQPSVWSSSDMTTATAVEYSTTSEQSTSHKPDDGATLPLENTETSTVTVLPVLEDRTVEHSTTSEQNTSQKPDNSATMPLVNTETSTIIVPIQYYAVDHSTTLEKNTSQKWNENATLPLENTERSSVTMLPMLEYSEYSTVEQSTKSEQYTSQKPDSATLPLENNEPSTVTVLPILEYSTIEHSTKLEQNASQKLDDSATLPFEDNETSTVTVPPVLEHTTVEHSTKLEQSTSQKPDSTTLPLENKEPSTVTVPPIPEYSMIEHSTKLEQNTSQKPDSATLPLENNEPSTFTVLPTEYSTIEHSTKLEQSTSQKPDIATLPLEINEPSTVTVLPTLEYSTVEHSTTSEKDSRQESDSATLPLGNNETSTVTVPISLDYPEIDNTSVATFSLQTTETLAKVTEIPPTPISAATSAYSSEASVNAATQLVKMSTDATMISEEASTSESFFDTFSLAPKYDRATVVMPSHGRPLAATSSTPAGVVLGTSDLGDTVTNSEIPDEDSATEHSEASPTGTSNTAGTSGVIAGTTTTDLVGQQVLPELRDVLDASEPTSAEHFTPWEGTDPVRKQLETLLATGAVTESNMFAGFPHSLSEELASTTLEVTTTLPASSYSPAGSEPVSPHTPAIAPEGKLTSPHVQQSTTEKSSVSTALPSELPRHGIPEDGTSSTCVPLEPPRRPTHEFRLVFNTSAEFSWEQVEALEKRIQHFSNDSACPRHFARTAFTLGPPHELSWTDPSANASWCDRGAVDTLLHAMRTRTGHPTPEVTRAFYPEFKVVTVELHYRGACMDRRGMAPFPIAATAIGVVLAAALIAGLVLWRALRLVPSRSRKLNVTSRSSAVPRESFHLKQRRPVLLTGENRAGSTNGTPSKSPHTKPNPPFVVDTDFCYINPNFLEVVKQSPPPPPPYRKSLDRRSLDAVLPAPPPRPPHGPHSSLGSRRRAEHDEGSSSSGVESDAQPSGEAKSNESS; the protein is encoded by the coding sequence ATGGACGTGCTGGTGGCATTGCTCCTCCTGTCCAGCCCATGCACTGCTGCACCGCTGAGTACCACCATTTCCCCAGATGCTATCAACCTTCAGGGGTCGAGCTCGTCAGGGGCAGGACTCAACACCAGTACCGATGGCCGCCTGTCAACATTCACTCCACCGACAAAAACGACAAAGTCAGCTAATGATGCTTCCTTGCACACAGCGGACAGCACAACTGCCGATCCTCATCAAACTTCAATATTGCCTGCATTTGTCCACCACATCACTGAACAGAGCTTTACGAGGGACACGGATTTGTCATTGTCGAAGACGGTAGGCAGTGAAGTTGCTCAAAGCTCATCAGATGACAATAACTCCACAATAGCCTACCTGGAAACACAAACATCTGTGGATGTGCTTAGTTATGAACTCAGCTCGCTCAAGAACAGGTCGGGGGACAGACAGGTGAGCACATTGCCTGGGAGCATGCCTTCAGTTGAAGTGTCAACTGTACTTCCTACTCAAGAAGAGCTGAGGCCGGCTGGTAAATTATCAGTTGTCAAGGTGCACGAGGCACCCTCACAGACTGTTGCTAAACAAGAGCTGACTACTTCATTGTCAGTTACAGTTCCTAGCGTTACCACTCACAACCAATTTGATAATGAAGAGCTGCAGGTTACAGCTGAAGAAAGACCAACTAGTAAAGAGCACATGAGTCATATTCTACCAAGTGCAAGTCCTAATGTAACAACTCTCAACTACTCTGCAGTACAAAGCCTGATGCGGTCCACTACGGTTGTTTATGCAGTCGCTGCCAATTATGATGTGCTAGACGTTACAGCCACACCGAAGACTAGCACACCTCTGCCTCAAAACAATGATGTGCAAGCTCCAGTACCTACAGCAACAAGAATTAGTGAAAGCAACAGAACAGAAGACGTTGAAATTCAGTTAAAGAGTCTTGTGTCGACACAAGGTCAGACCATCCAGCCTCCTACCACAAGTTTTACATCTCCTTCCTTTTTTTCAAGTGATGACTTACAGAGCAGAACTTTATATAAGAGCTCTCTATCCAACATGCCACTACCAGCATGGAGTGAGCTAGTGAACTGCACGTCAGTGAATTGCACAGAGCAGTCAGTTGAATTAACACTACAGCAGCCCTCAGTATGGAGTTCTTCTGATATGACTACGGCTACTGCAGTTGAATATAGCACTACATCGGAGCAAAGTACAAGCCACAAACCAGATGATGGGGCCACACTGCCTCTTGAGAATACTGAAACAAGTACTGTCACAGTACTGCCTGTTCTTGAAGACAGGACAGTTGAGCACAGTACTACATCGGAGCAAAATACAAGCCAGAAACCGGATAATAGTGCCACAATGCCTCTTGTGAATACTGAAACAAGTACTATCATAGTGCCTATTCAATACTATGCAGTTGATCATAGTACTACATTGGAGAAAAATACAAGCCAAAAATGGAATGAAAATGCCACACTGCCTCTTGAGAATACTGAAAGAAGTTCTGTTACAATGCTGCCTATGCTTGAATACAGTGAATACAGCACAGTTGAGCAGAGTACTAAATCGGAGCAATATACAAGCCAAAAGCCAGATAGTGCCACACTGCCTCTTGAGAATAATGAACCAAGTACTGTCACAGTACTGCCTATTCTTGAATACAGCACGATTGAGCACAGTACTAAATTGGAGCAAAATGCAAGCCAAAAACTGGATGACAGTGCCACACTGCCTTTTGAGGATAATGAAACAAGTACTGTTACGGTACCACCTGTTCTTGAACACACCACAGTTGAGCACAGTACTAAATTGGAGCAGAGTACAAGCCAAAAGCCAGATAGTACCACACTGCCTCTTGAGAATAAAGAACCGAGCACTGTAACAGTACCACCTATTCCTGAATACAGCATGATTGAGCACAGTACTAAATTGGAACAAAATACAAGCCAGAAGCCAGATAGTGCCACACTGCCTCTTGAGAATAATGAACCAAGTACTTTCACAGTACTGCCTACTGAATACAGCACAATTGAGCACAGTACTAAATTGGAACAAAGTACAAGCCAGAAACCAGATATTGCCACACTGCCTCTTGAGATTAATGAACCAAGCACTGTCACAGTACTGCCTACTCTTGAATACAGCACAGTTGAGCACAGTACTACATCAGAGAAAGATTCTAGGCAAGAATCGGATAGTGCCACACTACCTCTTGGGAATAACGAAACAAGTACTGTTACAGTTCCTATTTCCCTGGATTACCCAGAGATTGACAACACGTCAGTGGCAACTTTTTCTCTGCAAACCACTGAGACACTAGCCAAGGTGACAGAGATTCCACCCACTCCCATTTCTGCTGCCACCTCAGCCTACTCAAGTGAAGCATCGGTCAATGCAGCAACACAACTTGTCAAGATGTCCACAGATGCAACAATGATTTCGGAAGAAGCCAGCACATCAGAAAGTTTCTTTGACACATTTTCTTTGGCACCGAAATATGATAGAGCCACAGTGGTGATGCCATCCCATGGTAGACCACTTGCGGCTACATCAAGTACTCCAGCAGGTGTGGTATTAGGTACATCAGATTTGGGAGATACTGTCACTAATTCCGAAATTCCAGATGAAGATAGTGCAACAGAACATAGTGAGGCAAGTCCAACAGGCACAAGTAATACTGCAGGAACTTCAGGAGTGATTGCTGGCACCACTACTACAGATTTGGTGGGACAGCAAGTACTCCCAGAGTTAAGAGATGTTCTTGATGCGAGTGAGCCAACATCAGCTGAACATTTTACACCCTGGGAGGGAACTGATCCTGTtcgtaagcagcttgaaactttGCTAGCTACTGGTGCCGTCACGGAAAGCAACATGTTTGCAGGTTTCCCACATTCATTAAGTGAGGAACTCGCTAGCACCACTTTGGAGGTTACAACTACACTACCTGCAAGCTCTTATAGTCCAGCGGGGAGTGAGCCAGTTTCACCTCATACTCCAGCCATTGCACCAGAAGGAAAGTTGACATCACCACATGTGCAACAGAGTACCACAGAGAAGAGCTCTGTTTCTACAGCTTTGCCTTCTGAGCTGCCAAGGCATGGAATCCCGGAAGACGGCACTTCGTCAACCTGCGTGCCCTTGGAGCCACCGCGGAGGCCGACGCACGAGTTCCGGCTGGTGTTCAACACCTCGGCCGAATTCTCCTGGGAGCAGGTCGAGGCCCTTGAAAAGCGCATCCAGCACTTTTCCAACGACAGCGCTTGTCCGCGCCACTTCGCACGCACTGCATTTACCCTTGGACCCCCACACGAACTCAGCTGGACTGACCCTTCGGCCAACGCAAGCTGGTGCGACCGCGGAGCTGTAGACACCCTGTTGCACGCCATGCGCACCCGCACGGGTCACCCAACGCCCGAGGTGACGAGGGCCTTCTACCCTGAGTTTAAGGTCGTCACTGTTGAGCTACATTACCGTGGCGCATGCATGGACCGCCGAGGTATGGCGCCGTTCCCCATTGCAGCCACAGCCATCGGCGTTGTTCTTGCCGCGGCACTCATTGCGGGCTTGGTCCTCTGGAGGGCACTGCGGCTGGTGCCCTCACGTTCACGCAAGCTCAACGTCACCAGCAGGTCCTCCGCAGTGCCTCGCGAGTCGTTCCATCTGAAGCAGCGGCGGCCCGTACTCCTGACAGGAGAGAACAGGGCTGGCAGCACCAATGGCACTCCAAGCAAGAGCCCGCACACCAAGCCCAACCCACCGTTTGTGGTAGACACGGACTTCTGCTACATCAATCCCAACTTCTTGGAGGTTGTCAAACAGTCGCCGCCACCTCCACCGCCATACCGAAAGTCGCTCGACAGGCGCAGCCTCGATGCCGTGCTCCCTGCTCCGCCCCCGAGACCACCACATGGTCCTCACTCATCTCTCGGGAGTCGACGACGAGCTGAGCACGACGAAGGATCGTCGAGTTCGGGGGTTGAGTCGGACGCGCAGCCATCGGGGGAGGCCAAATCCAATGAGAGCAGCTGA